The Desulfuromonadales bacterium genome includes a window with the following:
- a CDS encoding ferredoxin, with protein MAKKPYVDQDVCISCNLCVDTVPEVFRMNEDGLAEVYDAAGASEDKIQEAIDTCPVACIHWED; from the coding sequence ATGGCGAAGAAACCGTACGTCGACCAGGATGTCTGCATCAGCTGCAATCTCTGCGTCGACACCGTCCCCGAGGTGTTCCGCATGAACGAGGACGGCCTCGCCGAAGTTTACGATGCGGCCGGCGCCTCCGAGGACAAGATTCAGGAAGCGATCGACACCTGCCCGGTGGCCTGCATCCACTGGGAGGACTGA
- a CDS encoding rubredoxin translates to MDKYRCMICDYIYDPAEGDPGNGVAAGTAFADIPDDWVCPLCGADKSNFEKI, encoded by the coding sequence ATGGACAAGTACCGCTGCATGATCTGCGACTATATCTACGACCCCGCCGAAGGCGACCCGGGCAACGGCGTCGCTGCCGGCACAGCCTTTGCCGACATTCCGGACGATTGGGTCTGCCCGCTGTGCGGCGCCGACAAGAGCAACTTCGAAAAAATCTGA